The Lentzea guizhouensis genome contains a region encoding:
- a CDS encoding DUF58 domain-containing protein has product MKALRLTLRGTGALLLGLALTGVGLWWRYPGMTGFGLALTALVVASTVSVLVASPLTTARTVRPRTVPRLARCSGRLELSTTGRWPVALDAVDMVAGEPMAVDVPLLKPGVTEAVGYAIPTERRGVFDVGPLTLRRKGVAGLAQARTVVGEVVQVRVVPRVLPVRGLPSGARRGQVGADERVERGGTDLVGLREYVPGDDLRRLHWATSARTGTLMIREDADPARPHLAVLLDDNAAAYADPARFEEAVEVAASLVTSALEQGHPVRLMTTSGSADIEETQDSTPILAALADLELTGFDGALTVPVRDLDVVAVVSGHTSPALLLEAGRAAFGTVLVVGEKKPAGAVGSVLVVSGPGAEDLVDSWNAVVAR; this is encoded by the coding sequence ATGAAGGCCCTCCGCCTCACCCTCCGCGGCACCGGCGCCCTCCTCCTCGGCCTCGCCCTCACCGGCGTCGGCCTCTGGTGGCGCTACCCCGGCATGACCGGTTTCGGCCTCGCCCTGACCGCCCTCGTGGTCGCCTCCACCGTCTCCGTCCTGGTCGCCAGCCCGCTCACCACCGCCCGCACCGTCCGCCCGCGCACCGTTCCCCGCCTCGCGCGGTGCAGCGGTCGCCTGGAGCTCTCCACCACCGGGCGCTGGCCGGTGGCGCTGGACGCGGTCGACATGGTGGCGGGCGAGCCGATGGCCGTCGACGTGCCGTTGCTCAAGCCCGGTGTGACCGAGGCGGTCGGCTACGCGATTCCGACCGAGCGGCGTGGTGTGTTCGACGTGGGGCCGTTGACGTTGCGGCGCAAGGGGGTGGCCGGGCTCGCCCAGGCGCGGACCGTAGTCGGTGAGGTCGTGCAGGTGCGTGTCGTGCCGCGGGTGTTGCCGGTGCGCGGGTTGCCGTCGGGTGCGCGGCGCGGGCAGGTCGGCGCGGACGAACGGGTCGAGCGCGGTGGTACGGACCTCGTCGGGTTGCGGGAGTACGTGCCCGGTGACGACCTGCGGCGGCTGCACTGGGCGACGTCGGCGAGGACCGGGACGTTGATGATCCGCGAGGACGCCGACCCCGCCCGTCCGCACCTCGCGGTGCTGCTCGACGACAACGCGGCCGCGTACGCCGATCCCGCGCGGTTCGAGGAGGCGGTGGAAGTCGCGGCCTCGCTCGTCACCTCGGCTTTGGAACAGGGCCACCCGGTGCGGCTGATGACGACTTCCGGCAGTGCGGACATCGAGGAGACGCAGGACTCCACGCCGATCCTGGCGGCGTTGGCCGACCTGGAGCTGACCGGGTTCGACGGGGCGTTGACCGTGCCGGTGCGAGACCTCGACGTGGTGGCCGTGGTCAGCGGTCACACCAGTCCGGCGCTGCTGCTGGAGGCCGGTCGGGCGGCGTTCGGGACGGTGCTCGTGGTCGGCGAGAAGAAGCCGGCCGGTGCGGTGGGGTCGGTGCTCGTGGTGAGCGGGCCCGGGGCGGAGGACCTGGTGGACTCGTGGAACGCGGTGGTGGCGCGATGA
- a CDS encoding MarR family winged helix-turn-helix transcriptional regulator, with protein sequence MSLDDDAVQARAQGWRTLAALHARIEDRLERALQKAHELSVSEYTVLDVLNRQDGFHLRMNQLSNAVVLSQSATTRLVTRLEDRGLLQRYLCPTDRRGIYTEVTEKGHELLALARPTHDRALSESLDEAGNTPELKPLVEALAKL encoded by the coding sequence ATGTCACTGGACGACGACGCCGTCCAGGCGCGCGCACAGGGCTGGCGCACGCTCGCGGCGTTGCACGCGCGCATCGAGGACCGCCTCGAAAGAGCGCTGCAGAAGGCGCACGAGCTCTCGGTCAGCGAGTACACCGTTCTGGACGTCCTCAACCGCCAGGACGGCTTCCACCTTCGGATGAACCAGCTCTCCAACGCCGTCGTGCTGAGCCAGTCCGCCACGACCCGCCTGGTCACCCGGCTGGAGGACCGCGGCCTGCTGCAGCGCTACCTCTGCCCCACCGACCGGCGCGGCATCTACACCGAGGTCACCGAGAAGGGCCACGAGCTGCTCGCGCTGGCCCGCCCCACCCACGACCGCGCGCTGAGCGAGTCGCTGGACGAGGCCGGGAACACGCCGGAGCTGAAGCCACTCGTTGAGGCGCTCGCCAAGCTGTAG
- a CDS encoding thymidylate synthase — MADTQYEDLLRHVLKEGVRKEDRTGTGTRSIFGHQLRYPLAAGFPLITTKKVHFKSIAYELLWFLRGDSNVQWLQDHGVSIWDEWADKNGELGPVYGVQWRSWPTPDGGHVDQIAEVLKTLKTNPDSRRIIVSAWNVGEIAQMALPPCHAFFQFYVADGKLSCQLYQRSADLFLGVPFNIASYALLTHMIAAQTGLGVGDFIWTGGDCHIYDNHVEQVELQLSREAREFPTLRLAPADSLFDHRYEDFTIEGYDPHPGIKAPVAV, encoded by the coding sequence ATGGCCGACACGCAGTACGAGGACCTCCTCCGCCACGTCCTGAAGGAGGGCGTGCGCAAGGAAGACCGCACCGGCACCGGCACGCGGTCGATCTTCGGCCACCAGCTGCGCTACCCGCTCGCCGCCGGCTTCCCGCTGATCACGACGAAGAAGGTGCACTTCAAGTCGATCGCGTACGAGCTGCTGTGGTTCCTGCGCGGCGACAGCAACGTGCAGTGGCTCCAGGACCACGGCGTGAGCATCTGGGACGAGTGGGCGGACAAGAACGGTGAGCTCGGCCCCGTCTACGGCGTGCAGTGGCGCTCCTGGCCCACGCCCGACGGCGGGCACGTCGACCAGATCGCCGAAGTCCTCAAGACGCTGAAGACCAACCCGGACTCGCGCCGGATCATCGTCTCGGCGTGGAACGTCGGCGAGATCGCGCAGATGGCGTTGCCGCCGTGCCACGCGTTCTTCCAGTTCTACGTCGCCGACGGCAAGCTGTCGTGCCAGCTCTACCAGCGCAGCGCCGACCTGTTCCTGGGCGTGCCGTTCAACATCGCCTCCTACGCGCTGCTGACCCACATGATCGCCGCGCAGACCGGGCTCGGGGTCGGGGACTTCATCTGGACCGGCGGCGACTGCCACATCTACGACAACCACGTCGAGCAGGTCGAGCTGCAGCTCAGCCGGGAGGCGCGGGAGTTCCCGACGCTCAGGCTGGCGCCCGCGGACAGCCTGTTCGACCACCGGTACGAGGACTTCACGATCGAGGGCTACGACCCGCACCCCGGCATCAAGGCGCCGGTGGCGGTGTGA
- a CDS encoding MmcQ/YjbR family DNA-binding protein yields MATWNDVRRIATSMPDVTERVREGVVDWRVKDKLFVWERPLRKTDLAAMGPSAPDGPILAARVPDLGAKEALLAADESVYFTTPHFQGYPAILVRLEHIPVAELEELIVEAWHARAR; encoded by the coding sequence ATGGCCACCTGGAACGACGTGCGCAGGATCGCCACCTCCATGCCTGATGTGACGGAGCGGGTGCGGGAGGGCGTCGTCGACTGGAGGGTCAAGGACAAGCTGTTCGTGTGGGAACGGCCGCTGCGCAAGACCGACCTCGCGGCGATGGGCCCGTCGGCACCCGACGGGCCCATCCTCGCCGCCCGCGTGCCGGACCTGGGCGCCAAGGAGGCGCTGCTGGCCGCGGACGAGTCGGTGTACTTCACCACGCCGCACTTCCAGGGCTACCCGGCGATCCTGGTGCGGCTGGAGCACATCCCGGTGGCGGAGCTGGAAGAGCTCATCGTCGAGGCGTGGCACGCACGGGCGCGCTAG
- a CDS encoding acyl-CoA dehydrogenase family protein → MPAHDATDLHALIRAEAPAAEQQRALTEPVLTALVDAGVHRMIAPKRYAGAELGLPEWSREIGELSRSDASTGWTAMTTTISSSLAWYLPTDAADEVFTDPRALIAGTAAPHGRAEAVSGGYRVSGRWGWGSAVPWCSWVIGGTLTPKGPRLAVYPRTDVTVHDTWHSTGLRATGSHEFSLFNAFLPSRRAIWPVGTTPGIEGPVTAFPFFSFLAVGVASVCLGIARRAIDETEALAVAKTPQHATTRLAEQAGLQIELALMEARLSSAAAFLHETLSAVWDMAVQRAHVPDEAKARMRLACTFAASEATEVTQKAFAAGGGSSVFESSALQRCFRDAHTAAQHTVVSKRLLETYSMHRLGLEPDMARF, encoded by the coding sequence ATGCCAGCCCACGATGCGACGGACCTGCACGCGTTGATCCGCGCCGAAGCCCCCGCCGCCGAACAGCAGCGCGCACTCACCGAGCCCGTCCTGACCGCGCTCGTCGACGCGGGCGTGCACCGCATGATCGCCCCGAAGCGCTACGCCGGCGCCGAACTGGGCCTGCCGGAGTGGAGCCGGGAGATCGGCGAGCTGTCGCGTTCGGACGCCTCCACCGGCTGGACCGCCATGACGACCACCATCTCGTCCTCGCTGGCCTGGTACCTGCCCACCGACGCCGCCGACGAGGTCTTCACCGACCCGCGCGCCCTCATCGCCGGCACCGCCGCCCCGCACGGCCGCGCCGAGGCGGTCAGCGGCGGCTACCGTGTCTCCGGTCGCTGGGGCTGGGGCAGCGCCGTGCCGTGGTGCTCGTGGGTCATCGGCGGCACCCTCACCCCCAAGGGCCCGCGTCTGGCCGTGTACCCCCGCACCGACGTGACAGTCCACGACACGTGGCACTCCACGGGCCTGCGCGCTACCGGCTCCCACGAGTTCTCCCTCTTCAACGCCTTCCTCCCGTCCCGCCGCGCCATCTGGCCCGTCGGCACCACCCCCGGCATCGAGGGCCCGGTCACCGCCTTCCCGTTCTTCAGCTTCCTGGCGGTCGGCGTCGCCTCTGTGTGCCTGGGCATCGCCCGCCGCGCGATCGACGAGACCGAGGCCCTGGCCGTGGCGAAGACCCCGCAACACGCCACCACCCGCCTCGCCGAGCAGGCGGGCCTGCAGATCGAGCTCGCCCTGATGGAGGCCCGCCTGTCCTCCGCCGCCGCGTTCCTGCACGAGACGTTGAGCGCCGTCTGGGACATGGCCGTGCAACGCGCGCACGTGCCCGACGAAGCCAAGGCGCGCATGCGGCTCGCGTGCACGTTCGCGGCTTCGGAAGCCACCGAGGTGACGCAGAAGGCGTTCGCGGCGGGTGGCGGCAGCTCGGTGTTCGAGTCGTCGGCGCTGCAGCGTTGTTTCCGTGACGCGCACACGGCGGCGCAGCACACCGTGGTGTCGAAGCGGCTGCTGGAGACGTACTCGATGCACCGGCTCGGCCTGGAGCCGGACATGGCGAGGTTCTAG
- a CDS encoding serine/threonine-protein kinase, translating to MEDDLMAWAPADGAAQAPGIALPGYSGFRVIAQGGEGTIYRARQDGLGRDVAVKVLQVTDPATVTRFRRELAITVELGRQHPYIVTVLDTGTLPDGRPCIVMEYYERGSLHDRLRAMGPLPVADVVAAGIAVADALAFAHGQGILHRDVKPQNVLVLPTSYVLADFGIARGADAGHSASLQMVSYRHAAPQMLEGATPSFADDLWSLGSTLFTLLEGKPPFASDNPDEDTLLSYVGRVSSADPRPLTRFDVPSGLVAIISRCLRKDRADRFASALELRDALRAASSGAPIPSVSVVDPDSTRMMGERPVFYPEGPTEAPGFGPRGVKEEEPAPAEPEEEPDDSWQGRLADLTYRQTDLPVPPPPPAAVLPPVVLLPDVDPPRADPPQFAPPRTDLPRGDLPRVDLPRVDLPAFDQPPFDPPVEPMTAPVPRRKRGGVLAVLAVVAVAGGILAGLLLNRDTSVTTQPTTTTTTTLPVPTSESVDAGPPPNADPKFIPVLKRAEYDGKAIELEWSDPSDGQAEFVVIDVTGAKPQAVTRVTGGGTTYVIEDGGGVRRCFQIAAFGYQGERGSSAKVCATKN from the coding sequence GTGGAAGACGATCTGATGGCCTGGGCACCGGCTGACGGTGCCGCGCAGGCGCCCGGGATCGCGTTACCGGGCTACAGCGGTTTCCGCGTCATCGCCCAGGGCGGCGAGGGCACCATCTACCGCGCCCGCCAGGACGGTCTCGGCCGCGACGTCGCCGTGAAGGTCCTGCAGGTCACCGACCCGGCCACGGTCACCCGCTTCCGCCGCGAGCTCGCCATCACCGTGGAGCTCGGCCGCCAGCACCCGTACATCGTCACCGTCCTCGACACGGGAACCCTGCCGGACGGCCGCCCGTGCATCGTCATGGAGTACTACGAACGCGGCTCGCTGCACGACCGTTTGCGCGCCATGGGCCCGCTCCCCGTCGCGGACGTCGTGGCAGCGGGCATCGCCGTGGCCGACGCGCTGGCGTTCGCGCACGGCCAGGGCATCCTGCACCGCGACGTGAAGCCGCAGAACGTCCTCGTGCTCCCCACCTCCTACGTGCTGGCGGACTTCGGCATCGCCCGCGGCGCCGACGCGGGCCACTCCGCCTCGCTGCAGATGGTGAGCTACCGGCACGCGGCCCCGCAGATGCTGGAGGGCGCCACCCCGTCGTTCGCCGACGACCTCTGGTCCCTCGGCTCCACCCTCTTCACGTTGCTGGAAGGCAAGCCCCCGTTCGCCTCCGACAACCCCGACGAGGACACGCTGCTGTCCTACGTCGGCCGCGTCAGCTCCGCCGACCCGCGCCCGCTGACCCGTTTCGACGTGCCGTCCGGCCTCGTCGCGATCATCTCCCGCTGCCTGCGCAAGGACCGCGCCGACCGCTTCGCCTCCGCCCTGGAGCTCCGCGACGCCCTGCGCGCCGCGAGCTCCGGCGCCCCCATCCCCTCGGTGTCCGTTGTGGACCCCGACTCGACCCGGATGATGGGCGAGCGACCCGTCTTCTACCCCGAGGGCCCCACCGAGGCACCCGGCTTCGGCCCGCGCGGCGTCAAGGAGGAGGAACCGGCACCCGCCGAACCGGAGGAAGAACCGGACGACTCCTGGCAGGGCAGGCTCGCCGACCTCACCTACCGGCAGACCGACCTGCCCGTCCCTCCCCCGCCACCGGCCGCCGTGCTGCCGCCGGTCGTGCTGCTGCCCGACGTCGACCCGCCCAGGGCCGATCCGCCGCAGTTTGCTCCGCCGAGGACCGACCTGCCCAGGGGCGACCTCCCCAGGGTCGATCTGCCGAGGGTCGACCTGCCCGCCTTCGACCAGCCGCCGTTCGACCCGCCGGTGGAGCCGATGACGGCCCCGGTCCCCCGCCGCAAGCGCGGAGGCGTGCTCGCGGTCCTGGCCGTGGTCGCCGTGGCGGGCGGCATCCTCGCAGGCCTGCTGCTGAACCGCGACACGTCCGTCACCACCCAGCCCACCACGACCACGACCACGACGTTGCCCGTCCCCACCTCCGAGTCCGTCGACGCCGGCCCACCCCCGAACGCCGACCCGAAGTTCATCCCGGTGCTCAAGCGCGCCGAGTACGACGGCAAGGCGATCGAGCTGGAGTGGAGCGACCCGAGCGACGGCCAGGCGGAGTTCGTGGTGATCGACGTGACCGGGGCGAAGCCGCAGGCCGTGACGCGGGTGACCGGCGGCGGCACCACGTACGTGATCGAGGACGGCGGCGGGGTGCGGCGGTGCTTCCAGATCGCGGCGTTCGGCTACCAGGGTGAGCGCGGCAGCTCGGCGAAGGTGTGCGCGACGAAGAACTAA
- a CDS encoding dihydrofolate reductase — translation MVGLIWAQAANRVIGRDNAIPWHVPEDMKRFRELTTGAAVLMGRRTWESLPPRFRPLPGRRNIVLSRTPQEGVETSDSLDEALKSVDGDLWVIGGSAVYAAALPFADRIEVTEIRETFEGDTYAPEVDRAPKNVGEWLESSSGLHYRFVSY, via the coding sequence ATGGTCGGGCTGATCTGGGCCCAGGCGGCCAACCGGGTCATCGGCCGCGACAACGCCATCCCGTGGCACGTCCCCGAGGACATGAAACGCTTCCGCGAGCTCACCACGGGCGCGGCGGTGCTGATGGGCCGCCGCACGTGGGAGTCGTTGCCGCCCCGGTTCCGCCCGCTGCCCGGCCGCCGCAACATCGTGCTCTCCCGCACGCCCCAGGAAGGCGTGGAGACGTCCGACAGCCTGGACGAAGCACTCAAATCGGTCGACGGCGACCTCTGGGTGATCGGCGGGTCGGCGGTGTACGCGGCGGCGCTGCCGTTCGCCGACCGCATCGAGGTCACCGAGATCCGCGAGACCTTCGAGGGCGACACGTACGCGCCGGAGGTCGACCGGGCGCCGAAGAACGTCGGTGAGTGGCTGGAGTCCAGCTCCGGCCTGCACTACCGGTTCGTGAGCTACTAG
- a CDS encoding SDR family NAD(P)-dependent oxidoreductase yields the protein MDLSGRTALVTGSTAGIGYATAEGLLKAGASVVVSGRGEERVAEAVGKLSAHGDVRGVAADISTAEGAAELVRQVPDVDVLVNNLGIYGAQPVFEIDDAEWQRFFDTNVMSGVRLSRHYTPRMVERGWGRVIFVSSESSVFTPTEMVHYGMTKTAQLAIARGMAQEVKGTGVTVNSVLPGPTLTPGVEEFIRDRVGEGGEAEFVRTERPTLLLGRLIRPHEVANLITYVASDLSSATTGAALRVDGGTAPTLIP from the coding sequence ATGGATCTGTCGGGACGCACGGCACTTGTGACCGGCTCCACCGCGGGCATCGGCTACGCCACCGCGGAGGGCCTGCTCAAGGCGGGCGCTTCCGTGGTCGTCAGCGGCCGCGGCGAGGAGCGGGTGGCCGAGGCGGTCGGCAAGCTGAGCGCCCACGGTGACGTGCGCGGTGTCGCGGCCGACATCTCCACGGCGGAGGGTGCTGCCGAGCTCGTGCGGCAGGTTCCAGACGTGGACGTGCTCGTCAACAACCTGGGCATCTACGGCGCGCAGCCGGTGTTCGAGATCGACGACGCCGAGTGGCAGCGGTTCTTCGACACCAACGTCATGTCCGGTGTGCGGCTCTCGCGGCACTACACGCCGCGCATGGTCGAGCGCGGCTGGGGTCGGGTGATCTTCGTGAGCAGCGAGTCCTCCGTGTTCACCCCGACCGAGATGGTCCACTACGGCATGACGAAGACCGCGCAGCTCGCCATCGCGCGCGGCATGGCCCAGGAGGTCAAGGGCACCGGCGTCACCGTCAACTCGGTGCTGCCCGGCCCCACGCTGACGCCCGGCGTCGAGGAGTTCATCCGCGACCGGGTCGGCGAGGGCGGCGAGGCGGAGTTCGTCCGCACCGAGCGCCCGACCCTGTTGCTGGGCCGCCTGATCCGCCCCCACGAGGTCGCGAACCTCATCACCTACGTCGCGTCGGACCTGTCCTCCGCCACGACCGGTGCCGCCCTGCGCGTCGACGGCGGCACCGCTCCGACGCTCATCCCGTAA
- a CDS encoding DUF4230 domain-containing protein encodes MDRRWVTRGALVAVVVLAIGATIGLLGQFRPFGNVFGEQTVDRSQPAVLKAVRDLSQYHAASGEFQVVLDIEQDVKWVPAVLAGERTLFVAAGSVNAYVDLGALAEDGLVVSPDGKSVELKLPSARLDKPNLHHDRSYVFSQERGLVNRLNAIVEVPDQQQFYVAAEAKLADAARESELLKRAEDNTRTMLTGMLQGLGFQVKVLPD; translated from the coding sequence GTGGACAGGCGCTGGGTGACGCGTGGAGCACTGGTCGCAGTCGTTGTTCTCGCGATCGGTGCGACGATCGGGCTTCTTGGCCAGTTCCGGCCGTTCGGGAACGTGTTCGGCGAGCAGACGGTCGACCGCAGCCAGCCGGCCGTCCTCAAGGCGGTGCGCGACCTCAGCCAGTACCACGCCGCGTCGGGCGAGTTCCAGGTCGTGCTCGACATCGAGCAGGACGTGAAGTGGGTGCCCGCGGTGCTGGCCGGTGAACGCACGCTGTTCGTCGCGGCCGGGTCCGTCAACGCCTACGTCGACCTCGGCGCGCTCGCGGAGGACGGCCTGGTCGTGTCGCCGGACGGCAAGTCGGTCGAGCTGAAGCTGCCCTCCGCGCGGCTGGACAAGCCGAACCTGCACCACGACCGTTCGTACGTCTTCAGCCAGGAACGCGGCCTGGTCAACCGCTTGAACGCGATCGTGGAAGTGCCCGACCAGCAACAGTTCTACGTCGCCGCCGAAGCGAAGCTCGCCGACGCGGCACGGGAGTCGGAGCTGCTCAAGCGCGCCGAGGACAACACCCGCACGATGCTCACCGGAATGCTGCAGGGCCTGGGTTTCCAGGTGAAGGTGCTACCGGACTGA
- a CDS encoding proteasome assembly chaperone family protein: MLDPDNLYEVDSEVPDLTGAVLLHHFEGFMDAGAAGRLLAEHLLETSESRVVARFDVDSLIDYRSRRPLMTYATDHWEDYATPELVVHLLHDSAGHPFLLLNGPEPDRSWEAFVRAVRDLVDRWGVRLTLGFHGIPMGVPHTRPLNVIGHATRPELVSEYQPFFNRVQVPGNVSGLLEFRLGQAGHDAMGFAAQVPHYLAQSTYPTAAVTLLDAVARATGLALPLGGLIDAAQAADAEIHRQVAESEEVAQVVEALERQYDAFIQTVGNTDLPSADELGAEFERFLAEQQRPPDHL; encoded by the coding sequence GTGCTGGACCCGGACAACCTGTACGAGGTGGACTCGGAGGTGCCGGACCTGACCGGTGCGGTGCTGCTGCACCACTTCGAGGGCTTCATGGACGCGGGCGCCGCCGGCCGGTTGCTCGCCGAGCACCTGCTGGAGACCTCGGAGAGCCGCGTCGTCGCCCGCTTCGACGTCGACAGCCTGATCGACTACCGCTCCCGCCGGCCGCTGATGACCTACGCGACCGACCACTGGGAGGACTACGCCACGCCCGAGCTGGTCGTGCACCTGCTGCACGACAGCGCCGGCCACCCGTTCCTGCTGCTCAACGGCCCTGAGCCGGACCGCAGCTGGGAGGCGTTCGTGCGGGCCGTGCGCGACCTGGTCGACCGCTGGGGCGTGCGCCTCACGCTCGGCTTCCACGGCATCCCGATGGGCGTGCCGCACACCAGGCCGTTGAACGTCATCGGCCACGCGACCCGCCCCGAGCTGGTCTCGGAGTACCAGCCGTTCTTCAACCGCGTGCAGGTTCCCGGCAACGTCTCGGGCCTGCTGGAGTTCCGCCTCGGCCAGGCCGGCCACGACGCGATGGGCTTCGCCGCCCAGGTGCCGCACTACCTGGCCCAGTCGACCTACCCGACCGCCGCCGTCACCCTGCTCGACGCCGTCGCCCGCGCCACCGGTCTCGCCCTGCCCCTCGGTGGCCTGATCGACGCCGCCCAGGCCGCCGACGCCGAGATCCACCGGCAGGTCGCGGAGTCGGAGGAGGTCGCCCAGGTGGTGGAAGCGCTCGAGCGGCAGTACGACGCCTTCATCCAGACTGTCGGGAACACCGATCTGCCCTCCGCGGACGAACTGGGCGCCGAGTTCGAGAGGTTCCTGGCCGAGCAGCAGCGTCCGCCGGACCACCTCTAG
- a CDS encoding DUF3488 and transglutaminase-like domain-containing protein produces the protein MRYAWVAAVLLVASVQLAQAWDGAVVYFGLAAALGFLALPLRRLVPAGLAGIGLMAVAMAGGYFAARGAVPGREPTHVLLDTVPRLLTAARPAPATPELLVPGLLLVFGVAVATVLSVAKQRTALFVPALGAAVLYVSAALLTAGRADRYGITALVLVVLLALGWLIIDRRGPVVPPAVLATVLAALTLLTIVLPANGFEPRKLVTPPVTNVAISNPLPRLAAWAAQGEAELFRMRGPEVPVRLVTLSRFSGASWEAASTYGPLGVVDPPDLPTGGKFQDASVDLTITGLDGEWLPGVGTPQSVSLSNAMVDPDTGSLVMADGLRTGLSYTVRGVLETPADTDLAEAAVPTDTRYTALPRLPFTLAEYARQATQNARTPYEKAVALEQVVRLNRRPDAEAPVGSSYARLETFLFGNPGESGAGAGTAEQFASAYAVLARAVGLPTRVVVGFQPVPDQGGERIVRAADATAWPEVYFTNWGWVAFDPVSGNGSGPSAASKREVLNRLASSTAKPTPTTPASVPPLVQPAAVNQENVAAPELRQGFPLWTLTPVLLLLALYLARTTRRVRLRAAGPVGAWNEVLDSLLLAGSRPHPSRTAPDVGRDWGAPGTELATMVDEAAFAPAPTRAEHSWQLARQVKKSVRRKASWWRKLLWAVDPRPLFRRR, from the coding sequence ATGAGGTACGCGTGGGTCGCCGCCGTCCTGCTGGTCGCCTCGGTGCAGCTCGCGCAGGCGTGGGACGGTGCGGTCGTCTACTTCGGACTCGCCGCTGCGCTCGGGTTCCTCGCGCTTCCGTTGCGGCGCCTGGTTCCCGCCGGGCTGGCGGGCATCGGGCTGATGGCGGTGGCGATGGCCGGTGGCTACTTCGCCGCGCGCGGGGCCGTTCCCGGCCGCGAGCCGACGCACGTGCTGCTGGACACCGTGCCGCGCCTGCTGACCGCGGCCCGGCCCGCGCCGGCGACACCCGAGCTGCTGGTTCCCGGTCTGCTGCTGGTGTTCGGCGTCGCGGTCGCCACGGTGCTCTCGGTGGCCAAGCAGCGCACGGCCCTGTTCGTGCCCGCGCTCGGTGCCGCCGTGCTGTACGTGTCCGCCGCCCTGCTCACCGCCGGCAGGGCCGACCGCTACGGCATCACCGCCCTGGTCCTGGTGGTGTTGCTGGCGCTGGGCTGGCTGATCATCGACCGCCGCGGCCCCGTCGTGCCGCCCGCGGTGCTCGCGACCGTGCTGGCCGCGCTGACGTTGCTGACGATCGTGTTGCCCGCCAACGGGTTCGAACCGCGCAAGCTCGTCACCCCGCCGGTCACCAACGTCGCGATCTCCAACCCGCTCCCGCGCCTCGCGGCGTGGGCGGCGCAGGGTGAGGCGGAGCTGTTCCGGATGCGCGGCCCCGAGGTCCCGGTCCGGCTGGTCACGCTGAGCCGGTTCTCCGGCGCCTCCTGGGAGGCCGCGTCCACCTACGGCCCGCTCGGCGTCGTCGACCCGCCCGACCTCCCGACCGGCGGCAAGTTCCAGGACGCGAGCGTCGACCTCACCATCACCGGCCTGGACGGCGAGTGGCTGCCCGGCGTCGGCACACCGCAGTCCGTCTCGCTGAGCAACGCCATGGTCGACCCCGACACCGGCTCCCTGGTGATGGCCGACGGCCTGCGCACCGGCCTGAGCTACACCGTGCGCGGCGTCCTCGAAACCCCGGCCGACACCGACCTCGCCGAGGCGGCCGTTCCGACCGACACCCGCTACACCGCCCTGCCGCGGCTGCCGTTCACGCTGGCCGAGTACGCCCGCCAGGCCACCCAGAACGCCCGCACCCCGTACGAGAAGGCCGTCGCCCTCGAACAGGTCGTGCGCCTCAACCGCCGCCCCGACGCCGAGGCCCCGGTCGGCTCCTCCTACGCCCGCCTGGAGACCTTCCTCTTCGGCAACCCCGGCGAGTCCGGCGCCGGCGCGGGCACCGCCGAGCAGTTCGCCTCCGCCTACGCCGTCCTGGCCCGCGCCGTCGGCCTCCCGACCCGCGTGGTCGTCGGCTTCCAGCCGGTTCCCGACCAGGGCGGTGAACGCATCGTCCGCGCCGCCGACGCCACGGCCTGGCCGGAGGTCTACTTCACGAACTGGGGCTGGGTCGCCTTCGACCCCGTGTCCGGCAACGGCAGCGGCCCCAGCGCCGCCTCCAAGCGCGAGGTCCTCAACCGCCTCGCCTCCTCCACCGCCAAACCCACCCCGACCACCCCGGCCTCGGTCCCACCCCTGGTCCAGCCCGCCGCGGTGAACCAGGAGAACGTCGCCGCACCCGAGCTCCGCCAGGGCTTCCCGCTCTGGACCCTCACCCCGGTCCTCCTGCTGCTCGCCCTCTACCTCGCCCGCACCACCCGCCGCGTCCGCCTGCGCGCCGCCGGCCCGGTCGGCGCCTGGAACGAGGTGCTGGACTCGTTGCTGCTGGCCGGTTCACGCCCACACCCGAGCCGCACCGCCCCCGACGTGGGCCGCGACTGGGGCGCACCCGGCACCGAGCTCGCCACGATGGTCGACGAGGCGGCGTTCGCACCCGCTCCCACCCGCGCCGAGCACAGCTGGCAGCTCGCCCGGCAGGTGAAGAAGTCGGTGCGGCGCAAGGCTTCCTGGTGGCGCAAGCTGCTGTGGGCGGTCGACCCGCGCCCGCTGTTCCGCCGCCGCTGA